From the Canis lupus familiaris isolate Mischka breed German Shepherd chromosome 27, alternate assembly UU_Cfam_GSD_1.0, whole genome shotgun sequence genome, the window tgccttcggcccagggcatgatcctggagtcctaggatcgagtcacgtcgggctccttgcatggagcctgcttctccctctgcctgtgtctctgcctctctctctctctctctctctttctctctctgtgtgtctctcatgaataaataaataaaatcttaaaaaaaccaaacccatcCTCTGAGGACACCaggacacagagagattgagtaACTTGCcggaggtcacacagctagtgtgAGGCAGAGCGAGATCTCCACCCATGCTGCCAGGCCCCAGAGTCCATGCTGCAAACACAACGCGACCCTATTTCTCCGATAGTGGCAGGAGTGTGGGAGTGTGGGCGAGCTCTTAGAAACTGACCTCCTGTGTATTCAGCCTCAAAGAGGCTTTGGCAGTGGGGTGGAGTCTACCTTCAAGGGCCGGCCCCTCTGCTGTCCCACGGGCTCACCCCGTCTACCAGCCCCAAGCCTGGAGCCCCCGGGCAGGAGCGAAGTCCCTCCTGGCCTGAAGTCCATTCTCTTCCCAAGCCCAGAGGCCCGAGGCACACGGTCCTTTGGGGGCTGGGCTCACCCCAGCCTGCCCCCCGGGTTTCACTCCTGCCTTTATTGTCCACAACTCCTCCCAATGTGCCCTCAACTCTTGTCTCACCAGACCGGTTGGCAATTTCCTACACATACCCTGTCTCCCCACATCCATACCTCTATTTTGGCTCGTCCCTCTACTTGGAACTCCTTTCCCCAAATTCTATCGCAGATGCCACCTTCTTCATGGTGCATTTCCTGATCTTGTAAAATCTATACAGTCTCCCTTGCTTGACTCCTTATAATACTGCTGGCTGCTCACTCTTGGCATTATgcgtgttctttctttctttctttctttctttctttctttctttctttctttctttctttcttcttcttttttttctttcttcttctttccttttaaagattttatttattcatgagagacacatagaggcagagacataggcagagggagaagcaggctccctgcggggagcccgatgtggggatcccgccctgagccaaaggcagaggctcaaccattgagccacccgggcatccctatgTGTGTGCTTTCGTTTTCACCCCACTGCAGGCAGGCCTCACTCATCTCTTTCCTGGAGCCCAGCCCGATGCCTGCTTCCTCTTCGGGGGTCAATAAATGCTCAGTAGTTAGAACGGTCACAGTTAGACTTGCAGGCGAAAGACAGACCTCAGGGAACTTTGGTCTCCGACCTCCTCCCTCCAGCAAGAGCTAACTTGAAACCATTGGGAGTCCCCTGCAGGTTCTGGGATGGACTCTCCAGGGTAATTCTGATCAGTGCTCTCCCCTCAGGTTCAGACGTCCAAAgagacccccccacacacacacactgaaccGAGGTCACCCTGCCCCAGTGCAGGGGCCAGCCCAGCGACCTCCCAAACTGCCCTGCTCTCCTACCCGGTCCTGCCCCGCCTGGTCTctcgggggcggggagggagtgACACTGAGATACCTGAAGACCAAACTCCTAAGTGGCTTGAGATCGGGGCTGGACGCTGAGCCAGAGCTGGAGTGACTCCtagggatgggggcagaggcGGGGCCTGGCGACTGAGTCTGGGCGAAGCCCCCGCCGACTGGCGGCTAAATTTACCCAGGCTGACTCAGCCCTTGCCcggaatggggggtggggggagtgcgCCGGGGCAGTGGGAAGAgccagcgggggtggggtggggggcaaagaaGGAAGAGACCGACTGGGGGTGACAGAGTGAGCTGGGAGTTTCCATCAGAGAAGTGAgtcccccccccagccccagcccggccGGGTGGGGACAGCGGAgccctggggggagggagagggtcgGCGAGAGGAAAAAGATGCCAGGGTTGGACAAAGGGAAGCTTAGatttattgagcgcctactgtgtgccaggcactgtacaaggcgctttacatacattatcgcataaaatcctcacaacaaccctgcgAGGTAGGTGTTTATAAacccccatttgacagatgaggaaactgaggctcagggaggtgaagTGATTTGGCCAAATTCACATGGCTAGTAAATAGAGACAGAACTGTCCAAGAtccggagagaaagagagactccAGCGTCCGGGTCCCAAGCCGGGTGGCGTGGGTGAGTACGAAGAGGGGCTCCGCGCGCTGCAGAGGTCCAGGAGGCCAGAGGCCTGCCCCCGACCTCGCACGGCAGTAGGTGGCAAGGCGGGGGACCCGCGCGCAGTAACTGGGTATCTGGTTAACTAGCGGTGCCCGGGTAGGGGGGGGACTCGGGAAGGAGCTACCGGGGAAATCCGCGACCTGCGCGCGCCCCGTAGTGGCTACAGCGAGTATCACATCCCACCCCTACAGGCTTTGGGGGCCCAATCTCCGCCTTCCTTCCCTGGCCAAGGTTTCtggaagaggcagagatgcaagAAATTCTCGGGGTTCTTTCAGATGAGTGATACCACCGGGGTGAGAAATCGTGGTACGATTCAGAGGATCACTAAGGAAcactggggaggagggaaaggaggaaggccATGGAGGTCCCAAGCTGATTCACtggctgccttccctccccagctTGGACCACCACAGGCCAGGGACAGTGACAAGGCCACCATCCTTCTCTGCCTCGAGGAGCCCTCACCTAAACCTAAAGAGATTGGGATAGAAGCCCTTACCCACTTGCTCAGATCTTCTGCAAACCCTGGACAGTCTCTTGAATACTGAGAATGAGTGCAGGTGACAGTGAAGCCATCTGAGGGACCCTCAGAGTCTGTTCActtattcctaattttctttcttggccTGTGGAGGAGAGGGTGAGATGAGAGCCTCCGCCAAGGATCTAAAACATCAGGGATGAACTTAACCCTCCCTACATACTAGGAGGCCTGGAGGagggaagtgacttgcctaaggtcacccaGCAAGTCAGGGTCAGCATTGGGATCGGAACCCAAGACTTGTAACACCAAAGTGAGCCCTCTTCCTGTTTTGCTGGTTGCCTCTGGATCCCTTCCTCTTCTGCCAAGAAGAGGCCTCTATGTCACCTGGTCACCTGAGTCAGAAGCCTGTCTCCCTCCAGCCCCAAGACCCTGCCCTAAAGTTGCCCTATGACTACACCATCACGGCCCTCCTGCCTCAACCCGGCGAGGCCACTCTGCTCCGCTCCACGCCTAGTGCACCGGCCTCTGCTGAAGACCTTACCCCAGTGCCCTGAATGGACAGGCATTATTAAAGTCTACTGCTCATCCTCACCctcctgaaaaagaaaggaagaaagaaaagaagacacaagaaaagagaaataaatcatggACTGGCATATGCTCCCTTTCCTTTCATTTGGGCGGCTTCTATTTCAAGAATGGGAATGACTATGGTGTAAGGATTACAAGGaagtgaggaagaaagaggacCGGTGGCCCCAAGGATGGAAAGGTGGGGAACACAAATACAAGAAAGGGCCTGTCACTGCCGCTCCCTGTTTCCCTGTGGGACCCCCTTAGTGTCCCTCGTCCCGAAGAGGGCCTCCTCGGTTCGGCTGATGACATCTAGGATATCTCGGACACTGTCGCTCAGCTCAGCGGTCTTCCCGCCATCGCCGGGCCGGGGCGGCTCCTTTCGCCAGGAGGCGCCCGAGGCTTCTGTGTCGCTTCCATCGGAGGAGCCGCTCTGGACGCTGAGCTCCGCAGCTTCGTCCGAGTCCGAGTCCGGGGCGGTGTGGCGGCGGATGCGGGACACGGCTTCCCGCAGGGCCCCCGCGTACGGCCCCGGGGTCCGCGCCCAGCCCCGGCCCGCGCGCCGGGGGGCCGCCGCCACTCCCTCCGGGCCCTCGGCGGGGGCCGCGCCTCCCGAAGCCGCCGGGCCCAGGGCCGAGCGCTCCGGGCTACCGGGCTGCGCGGGGGCGTCCCGGAGGTTTACTTCGCCCACCGGGAGCCCCAAGATGCGGGAGGCGCGCTCCTCCAAGGAGGAGTCCGCCGGCTTCCCGCCCTCGGCTTCGAACCCGCGCCCCCCACCGAGCTGGTGTGACGGGCGACTGCTCGGGAGCAGTTTTTGGCAAGGCGAGGGCAGGGCCGCGGCTCCCTCGCCCTCCTCCTGGCTGGGCCCCGGAGGACTGGGGGCATCCCCCGCGGCGCGCGGCACCCCGGCGGGCAAGAGCTGTACGTGCTGGGTTCGAGGGGTCGGAACATACTGCGACCGGATCACCACGCACGTGGCGTCAATGACAAAGACGCCTTCTCCGCGCGCAGGGCCGCGGGCGCTGCGGGGCAGGGTGTGGGCGCGGCGGGTCCCCTTCCCACCCTCTGAGGGTCCTGCCCCCGCTCTGAGACCCGGGGATTCGCTCCAGCCCGTgcctcctggagcccagggtctggggagggtCTGGCTCTGTCGGGGCGGCTGCCTTTTACGGGAGGGAACCCAGCATTTGGGGAGCCAGCTCTGttccctgttttctttcccttcctcggAGCCCTTGAGCCGGGGCCTGGCCCTgggggcgggccgcggggggctGCGCGCGGCGGGGGCCGACCCCGCGGGAGCCGTCTGGGCGCTCGGGCTCCCGGCAGCTCTGGCTTGGGGACGGCCGTCGCTCCCAGCACTCAGGCCAGCGGCCGCCGGCCCCAGGCTTCTCTCGGCGGCGCCCTTGCCGGCCTCCGGCCTCGGCGCGGCCGTTCCACAGCCCGGGGATCCCCCCAGGAGACCCCGCCCCTGCCGGAGCCCCCAAGCCCCGAGGACGTCCCGGTAGATCCGAGGGTCCAGCCTCTTCTTGGCGCACCCTCCCTCTGTCCTGGCCGGAGTCGGAGCAGAGGCGGCGGGGGCCGGcgcctgggggggctcggggcctCGCTTGGACCCCAAGGTCCTGTGGGGGCCTTCGTAAGAAGGTGGAGCCACGTAGGGTGGCGGGCGGTCCCAGCGTCGTCGCAGGGCTGTCCCGGCTGCGCCTCTCAGCAGCAGGTGAGCCTCGTAGCTGGGGGGCCCTGGCCGCCTACCTCCCCAGGGCCCCGCCCACGCCGCCCCTGGGTCGCTCTGCGGCTGCGCGGATGGACGGGGCGGTCGCCCCGCCGGCCCCAGGCGCTCGGGTCGAGAAGGAGCTGGGGGCCCTACTGGCTGGGCCACCCGAGGGCCGCTCCGAGGTTCCGGGCGGGGCCGACCGGGGGGGCTCCTTCGGGCCCCACCAGCCTTGCGCCTTTTTCGCTCGGTCTCCTTGGCCTCCCGCTCCTGCGACgctgctttccttttctcttgctcCCGGGCTCGGGCCTCGGCCGGGGGCCCCGCCCGCCAGTTGGTCGCCTCCTGCAGCACCCTGGAGGCCCAGGGACGGCGGGGCGGCGGCTCAGGGGATCCCGGGCGCGGCCCACACCTGGGACAATGAGCAGGAACCCAGGTGAGCAGTTTGTGGGGGAAGGGAGCCGAGGTCCGGGGAGCTGGGAGCACTGGAGGCCATTTGGGGCAGCCAtgtggaggggtgtgtgtgagtgtgtgcgtgtgtgcacgtgcgtaTATGTTAGGGCTGAAGTCGAAGCCGGACTCCGCGCCATCTCTCCATGCACACTTTAACAGCGTCTGCCCCATCTCACCTCCTGCCCTTTCTCACACCCACTCCTGCCCCCCCAAACAATGCGGGGAAGAGTCAGGCCCCAGCCCTCGGGATGGGGTAGGGGGAGGCGTGGGAAAGAGAACGGGGTCCAGCAGCACTGGCTGGTGCCTGCGGGGAGGTCCGGACCCCACTCCCCGCCCCACCACTCTCTTCCCGTCACCCCTCCTTCACTCACGTGCGGCTCTGGGGCCCGCGGGCCCAGTGGCTGGCTTGGAAGTCCATGGGCTGTCGAGGAGGGGCGCGGCGACTATAATGACAGGAAATAGTCTTCACTTCGATCACCAGCAGCTTGGATTTCTGCACCCAGAGGCAGCTGCCAGACTCCTCAtcctggggctcccgggggctGTCGGGCCCCTCGGAGAATAGCTGGCCATCCAGcatcctgccccaccccaccccggccccccaccctcccacccgcCCCGAGAGCCCCCTCCCAGCCCGAGGAGCCGGCGCCCACTGCAGAGCGACGGGCCCAGAGACTGGGGACTATATATACCCCGGCACACGTGtgtgcctgtctgtgtgtgtgtgcgcgcgcatgtgACACGGTGCGGCGCGGACGGCACCGCGCTGCTACCTCCCCCATGTGCACGGCCGCCCCCTGGGGCCCGGGATTGGGCGCCCCTTCCCACCGCTCATGGCCCCCAAGCCTGTTGGGACCTGCGCCAGTGGGCAGGGGACCTCTTATTCTTGCCAAGCTGACggtgcccttcccccacccccgttGCTCCAACCTTCCTGCCGTTTTAACCCTTAGCTCTTCTGCTGGTCGGGGTGCCCCACCACCAGGGTTCTGCCACCGACTTCCTGCCTCGGACTTCAGTTTCCCCGACAGGGAGGTGAGGGGAATGGAACTCAAggtctctgcctgccactctctgCTGGTTTCCATGGGGTTGGGGTGCAGGGGGTCTATTTTTAGCGGCAGTGGCTGTTCGGGTGCAGAGAGATGAGTAACCAGCTTCCATGCGGTGGAGGGAGGAGGCGGTGGCTTTCACACAGCTTTTATGTGGCTCTGGGGGAGAGCTGCCTCCCCCAAGCTCAGAAAGGGTGACCCCCACACCCTTAACTCCTTACCCTCTCAGTGTTGCAGCCCAGCGCTGCTGGTCGGACACAGGAGTCTGTCTTGGCCATCCAAACTGTCCCACGTTCCTATGCTAGCTGTTTGTCCTTGGGCACCCATGGAGCCCTCTCCTCGCAGCAGGCTCTCTCCCGCAATCCAAAAGCCAGGATTTGGGGGTCATACTGTTCTGTGCCCACACAGCTCTGCTCAGCCTTATGGAGGACAGACTAAGGTACTTATGCATTTGCACCctttcagaagggatggaggaggaaTGGTGTGTTCCCTTGGCAAAACCAGTCCCCTAGCAACTGAAATGCTAAAAGTGGCCCCGATTTCCCAGTGTGGAgctccccatcaccaccactacaACAATGCCTAGCTCACTTAGCCCCCCCAACCTGAAGTGGTGCTCAAGATGCTCACCTTTTACGCTCATTCTGTCCCAGGGGCAGGGGGTGTTGCTTACATCCACGTGATCCCTCCCCCCCAAGCCTATACCAGGTGTCCCCTGATTCACCATGGTAATGTTAGTGGCAGCACAGCCCACGCCAACCCTTCCATGCAGAGACTTAGCAACCATGCCTGGCAACCATGGCAGCAGCTccagtggaggggaggggtgcagagaggTGGGAGAAGAGTGTGTATGGCAATGGTTCCTGAAGAAAAGGGATAATTTGCCTCTTCTGAGAGGAATAGGTAAGAATAGGCTATGAGGCTCCTTAATTTTGTTCCTtgtctttccttctgctccaTTCTCAGATTCTGAGACTGACTGATTAGGTTTTAGGGGAGAATGGGAGAGGCAAAAGATCATGCAGCCCTTTGGGTACAGGCCCTTCCTTTTAAGAAGGTGGGGCCAGAAGGGTTGTTGTTAGTAAGAGACTGACTTAATGAGAACCAGAGCAACCAAACCCAGGCCCCCTGCTCCCTAATATGGACCTTTAGAGATTTAGAGATAACCCAAACAGCCCCTACTCCATCCATTTGAtaacccccctcccccgctttACACACCTACCAGCTGCACTCTGGTGGCTCTTTGCTTGAAGGTGCTTCCTTCTACCCAGGTCCCACCAGAGTCCTAGGGCTTTTTAAAGCCCTTGCCTCCTCCCTAGACAAATTCTCCATGATGGAATGTGACATAAGGAGACATCTGTCCTTTCCACCATGCATtcacccccacacacataaacataccCTAATTCTATTAACTTGGAAGCCTCCCTCCCCCAAGTCTGAGAACGTGCTGTGAGCTGTGGAGAGGTGAATGCAGAAGCAAGGGCTTTCTCCAAAGTCAGGATGGCAGCCCTGACAGCTGCCTTGAAATGTTTCTCCATGCGCCATGAGGAAGCCTACTTTGGAGGAACCGGTATGGTAGGGCAGGGTTCACCAGAGTACTTGGTAtagtgtggggaggggcaaggaggtACTCTGACATTGCTTCTGGTCTTGGACAGGAAATGATATTAAACCTGCAAGTCAGTGGTGAAATGGTACCCAAAATTTGGCTCAGGCCCGACAGTCTAGCGGTCCTTATGGTGTTTGGTGTTGACCTGTTTTGGCTTATTTGGTTTCAGCACAGGTAGAGTCTGTTTCCTCAGCCCCCAGCTCATTCTCACCTTGGAAGAATGGTGAGCCATTTTGTAGGTTCAAAGACAGTGCCGGCTCAGCAAAATTCAGAGTCAAACCTTCCCTGATGAAGAAAAGCTGATGGCCGTAGCATGTCTCTCTGCCTAAAGGAGACCCTCAGTCTCTCTATTCTCTGGAGACCTAATGCTGTTAGGAGATTCTCCTGGGGTCCCAGCTACGGttcaggcagaggggaaagtGAGTAATAAAGAGAACAGCAGGGAACAGGGTAGGAAACAGTCATGAatggagaaatggaaaggcaGTAAGTCTAGTGTTAGTGGTAAAGAGCAGGAGTCTGGGGCCAGACTCTGGGCACAAATCCTAGCTCTACattttactagctgtgtgatgttgggctggttacttagcctctctgtcccttagttttgttttgttttttaatctgtaaaactGGAATCATATCTACTATGGTTCTGAGAACTAATTAATATGCATAAAGCACCGGGAATGGTGCCTGACACagttttacatatatgtgtgggtAAATGTATGTGCCACTATTCCTGTTGTTGTTAGTAGTGAGTTGAAGAAGCCATAGGAAGTAGGACGGTTGGAGCAATAGTGTCTGTCAACTACAAGAATCAAACACTGCAATACCATGAAGAGGTTCCTGTCATTTTAATTAGGTTTGCCATGAAAAGCAATAACCTCAGCTAATcactctgccctcctcctccacctaACCCCCATCTGCCTTCATATGCACACAGCACAAGAATCCAAAGGCCCTCCTCCCCACAATCCTCCCCACTCCCATTATGGGAAGAAATGTCACTAAATGGACTCAGCCTCCTCCGTACAGCATGAAACAggatgaataaaaatatctttaggaAGAGTTTTGTTGTGCTGTTATCTTAGGGTGGAGTcaggggcagagatagaggcaaagGCTGGGTGAGGTCTGGGGATCTCTTAGAGATCAGAATTTGCCTGAGGGGCACACGGCCCATCATTCACCCAGAAAGGGGGCTACGTCTAAGATGGCAGGGGCTAGGCTGGGCTAGGCTGTATGTGTGAGGATAAGGACTGCTAAAAAtccattctccttcctccccccacaccctccccagcTCCCAAGCGGGGAACAGAGTCACAATTTTCTCAAGGGTTCATCTGTGATTCCTAGAACTTTGGTCAGGCAATGAGTGGGGGCATATCCCCTTGTGCTGCCTgaccccttccccagctcagaGCTTCTCTCCTCCTGTGAGCACCAGGGCCTGCAGGATGTCAGACAGTGATACAATCCCCTTGACCACATCATTCTCATCTACCACTACAAGTCGGTGAACCTGTGTGGAGCAACAAGGGAGAAAAGGGATGTTTAGTGACGCCCTCAGTTAGGAGGAGTCCTTCAACCCCCACCCTCCGTGCCAAATCCCACACTCAAAGCTGCTCTCCCTAGCTCCTTCTGGGTCACTGGCCTCCCTACCTCTGCTTCCACCAGCCTGTTGATGATGGTCTCCAGAGTCTCATGCAGGTAGCACTTAAGGACACCCTCAAAGTAATGTGATCTATGTTGCAGGGCTTTGGTCACAGACACATCTAGGTTGTTGTAGGTCTTTTCTGCTGCCAGattctggggagagagaggaaggtgcTTGCAGGGAAGCAAAGGAGCCAGCCCCCAAACCCTGAGCCCACCCAGTTGCACCAGAGGGATTTAGGGCAGTTGTTAGCCATGCCCACAAGCCACACCCAACTCGTTCAATTCCTTTTCCAATTAGAAGagactctcttctccctctccacatTCAACAGCCcgcccctttccctccctcccaggccctccgCAATCACTCACGATAACATCAAACTTGGAGTAGATGTCCACCACGCGCCCTAGGGGGGCAGAGGCAGCTCAGCAAGGAGGGTCTGGCATCAGAGGCTCCCCTTGCCTGTAGCATCGCCCTCCAGGCTGAGCTGAGGGACAGCAGATTTTCCCAGAACCACCCTGGCTTCCCTGGagccctccctctctttctgtgcaaTCTCTCACCTTTCTCGTCTACTACTGGTAGTGCTGAGACTCGGTGTTGTACAAAGATGCCCAGAGCCACGTAGACAGGAGTGGTGGTACGGACCATAGCAATGTTGGCATAGGTGCCAATCTGTAATTCTTCCAGAGACTTAGACATGAACTCTGGCTTGGGGAACTCAGTGATCTGAGGAGAGAACCATCAGCTTGATCTTCAATACCCCCCGCATCATCCTTGGACACCCCTCCAACCCAGTATATAAGAAGTAAAAACtagcggcgcctgggtggctcagccagttgcatccaactcttgatttcagcccaggtcatgagattgagccctgcatcaggctctgcgctgggtgtggagcatgcttaagattttctctctccctttcatctGCCCCTCATACCcctgctctctgtttctctttaaaaaaaaaaaaaaagaagtagtagtAAAAACCAGGCTGAGGACACTTACAAACAATTTGAGGAACTTGAGGATGCGCTTGTGGGTGAGGATGTACAAGGTGTTGCCCGATTCCGGGTCAATAACTGGCAGCCTGTGGATCTTGTTTCGAATTAATGAAGAGACAGCATCAAACAAGCTGTGGGAAGGTGGGGATAATGATAAGTCCCACAGTGCTGAGCCTGAGCTGGTTAAAGAGCTTCTTGGAATGTACCTATAAGTAGGGAAAACTGGTGGTTGGGAGAAGGGAGCAGTGTTCAAACCACACCTACAGAGTGTGTCAGAgtgcgcgtgtgtgtgtttggaagGAGAGCCTTGTCTCTCTTCTGCCCCTGGATCTCTGGGTATTTGGACTTTAGCTGTGCTGGTGCCAAGGCTCTCCCCCTTCTGGATGAACGGGCAGCTGGAACTCACCTGGCATTAGGAGAAATGCAGACAAGTGGTTTGAAGGAGTCTTGTAGGTACACCTCTGAAGGGAAAAGGGAGGTTCACAAAATACCGCTATGGAAAACCATTTCCTAGGAAACTCTccgtttctttttccttttatgaccCGCTCCCCATTGTCTACATACCTCTCCAAGTTTCTATTTTGTGTTCTTCCAGCTCATAGATCTGTACCTGGAAGCAGAAGCACAGAACTTGAGCCTTCATCTCTCTGCTTCATTAACCCCTCACAGTCTGCTTAGAAGAAAGGAACTAAGAATGAGGGACTTTGGATGGGCAAAGTAGTTTTGGTCGTTGGGCTACGGTGTCTTACCAAGGCTGATTTATAATAACGATGCAGGA encodes:
- the DDN gene encoding dendrin isoform X2 — protein: MLDGQLFSEGPDSPREPQDEESGSCLWVQKSKLLVIEVKTISCHYSRRAPPRQPMDFQASHWARGPQSRTCGPRPGSPEPPPRRPWASRVLQEATNWRAGPPAEARAREQEKRKAASQEREAKETERKRRKAGGARRSPPGRPRPEPRSGPRVAQPVGPPAPSRPERLGPAGRPPRPSAQPQSDPGAAWAGPWGGRRPGPPSYEAHLLLRGAAGTALRRRWDRPPPYVAPPSYEGPHRTLGSKRGPEPPQAPAPAASAPTPARTEGGCAKKRLDPRIYRDVLGAWGLRQGRGLLGGSPGCGTAAPRPEAGKGAAERSLGPAAAGLSAGSDGRPQARAAGSPSAQTAPAGSAPAARSPPRPAPRARPRLKGSEEGKENREQSWLPKCWVPSRKRQPPRQSQTLPRPWAPGGTGWSESPGLRAGAGPSEGGKGTRRAHTLPRSARGPARGEGVFVIDATCVVIRSQYVPTPRTQHVQLLPAGVPRAAGDAPSPPGPSQEEGEGAAALPSPCQKLLPSSRPSHQLGGGRGFEAEGGKPADSSLEERASRILGLPVGEVNLRDAPAQPGSPERSALGPAASGGAAPAEGPEGVAAAPRRAGRGWARTPGPYAGALREAVSRIRRHTAPDSDSDEAAELSVQSGSSDGSDTEASGASWRKEPPRPGDGGKTAELSDSVRDILDVISRTEEALFGTRDTKGVPQGNRERQ
- the DDN gene encoding dendrin isoform X3, which codes for MDFQASHWARGPQSRTCGPRPGSPEPPPRRPWASRVLQEATNWRAGPPAEARAREQEKRKAASQEREAKETERKRRKAGGARRSPPGRPRPEPRSGPRVAQPVGPPAPSRPERLGPAGRPPRPSAQPQSDPGAAWAGPWGGRRPGPPSYEAHLLLRGAAGTALRRRWDRPPPYVAPPSYEGPHRTLGSKRGPEPPQAPAPAASAPTPARTEGGCAKKRLDPRIYRDVLGAWGLRQGRGLLGGSPGCGTAAPRPEAGKGAAERSLGPAAAGLSAGSDGRPQARAAGSPSAQTAPAGSAPAARSPPRPAPRARPRLKGSEEGKENREQSWLPKCWVPSRKRQPPRQSQTLPRPWAPGGTGWSESPGLRAGAGPSEGGKGTRRAHTLPRSARGPARGEGVFVIDATCVVIRSQYVPTPRTQHVQLLPAGVPRAAGDAPSPPGPSQEEGEGAAALPSPCQKLLPSSRPSHQLGGGRGFEAEGGKPADSSLEERASRILGLPVGEVNLRDAPAQPGSPERSALGPAASGGAAPAEGPEGVAAAPRRAGRGWARTPGPYAGALREAVSRIRRHTAPDSDSDEAAELSVQSGSSDGSDTEASGASWRKEPPRPGDGGKTAELSDSVRDILDVISRTEEALFGTRDTKGVPQGNRERQ
- the DDN gene encoding dendrin isoform X1 translates to MGQTLLKCAWRDGAESGFDFSPNIYARAHTHTLTHTPPHGCPKWPPVLPAPRTSAPFPHKLLTWVPAHCPRCGPRPGSPEPPPRRPWASRVLQEATNWRAGPPAEARAREQEKRKAASQEREAKETERKRRKAGGARRSPPGRPRPEPRSGPRVAQPVGPPAPSRPERLGPAGRPPRPSAQPQSDPGAAWAGPWGGRRPGPPSYEAHLLLRGAAGTALRRRWDRPPPYVAPPSYEGPHRTLGSKRGPEPPQAPAPAASAPTPARTEGGCAKKRLDPRIYRDVLGAWGLRQGRGLLGGSPGCGTAAPRPEAGKGAAERSLGPAAAGLSAGSDGRPQARAAGSPSAQTAPAGSAPAARSPPRPAPRARPRLKGSEEGKENREQSWLPKCWVPSRKRQPPRQSQTLPRPWAPGGTGWSESPGLRAGAGPSEGGKGTRRAHTLPRSARGPARGEGVFVIDATCVVIRSQYVPTPRTQHVQLLPAGVPRAAGDAPSPPGPSQEEGEGAAALPSPCQKLLPSSRPSHQLGGGRGFEAEGGKPADSSLEERASRILGLPVGEVNLRDAPAQPGSPERSALGPAASGGAAPAEGPEGVAAAPRRAGRGWARTPGPYAGALREAVSRIRRHTAPDSDSDEAAELSVQSGSSDGSDTEASGASWRKEPPRPGDGGKTAELSDSVRDILDVISRTEEALFGTRDTKGVPQGNRERQ